A DNA window from Thermotoga sp. contains the following coding sequences:
- a CDS encoding sugar-binding protein produces the protein WCDPTDNSWQNTSKFGNLRLVK, from the coding sequence TGGTGCGATCCAACGGACAACAGCTGGCAGAATACCTCCAAGTTTGGTAATCTCAGGCTGGTAAAGTAA